The Microbacterium sp. KUDC0406 genome includes a window with the following:
- a CDS encoding ABC transporter ATP-binding protein, with protein MTAPILHANALQKSYGPTRALAGVDIAVDRGESVAIMGASGSGKTTLLHVLAGIITPDSGSVRFTPSSGETIEVTALGESARSRLRRERFGFVFQQGLLIPELTAIENVALALMINGTKRSDALPHAAAWLQSLGLSGMEDRRIGELSGGQAQRVAIARSQVTGAELIFADEPTGALDSRTSSEVMDALLWSTTGQGRTLVVVTHDPGVAARCSRTVAMRDGRIVPAEVSA; from the coding sequence ATGACCGCACCGATCCTGCACGCGAACGCCCTCCAGAAGTCCTATGGCCCCACCCGCGCCCTCGCCGGCGTCGATATCGCCGTGGACCGCGGCGAGTCCGTCGCGATCATGGGCGCCTCGGGGTCGGGCAAGACGACGCTGCTGCACGTGCTCGCCGGGATCATCACCCCCGACAGCGGCTCCGTGCGCTTCACGCCGTCATCGGGCGAGACGATCGAGGTGACCGCGCTCGGCGAGTCCGCACGGTCCAGGCTGCGTCGCGAGCGGTTCGGCTTCGTCTTCCAGCAGGGCCTGCTGATCCCGGAGCTCACGGCGATCGAGAACGTCGCACTCGCTCTCATGATCAATGGGACGAAGCGCTCCGACGCACTGCCGCACGCCGCGGCCTGGCTGCAGTCCCTGGGACTCTCCGGCATGGAGGACCGCCGCATCGGCGAGCTCTCCGGTGGTCAGGCGCAGCGCGTCGCCATCGCCCGCTCCCAGGTCACCGGTGCCGAGCTGATCTTCGCCGACGAGCCCACCGGCGCACTCGATTCCCGCACCTCGTCCGAGGTGATGGACGCGCTGCTGTGGTCGACCACCGGACAGGGCCGCACGCTGGTCGTGGTCACGCACGACCCCGGTGTGGCCGCCCGCTGCTCGCGCACGGTCGCGATGCGCGACGGCAGGATCGTGCCGGCGGAGGTGTCGGCGTGA
- the thiL gene encoding thiamine-phosphate kinase produces the protein MPSRAASDDPRLGDVSEGTVLRSILSRTKPATATIIGPGDDAAVIAAPSGSVVATTDTLVHGPDFRLAWSSGFDLGWKAAAVNLADVAAMGATPTALLVALAVPRDLRLSFVEQLADGFHAACDALAPGCAVVGGDLTVSDVLTIAVTALGDLGGVRAVTRSGARPGDVVAIAGEMGLAAQGLGVLFGRFRDGETPIPVDAAVLTAEERSAIDAQLRPVPPIGLGPVAAVAGATAMMDVSDGLALDAGRMADASDVTIALERAALGLHPGRALAGERTTPCSRPSRATTCRRASMRSAWSSPVPGTRCSATASRSVRSAGTPTVTGTATPATELGSEPRAAVLCSRCPFRFSRELARHFFAGATRIRAA, from the coding sequence ATGCCCTCTCGTGCCGCCTCCGACGATCCGCGCCTGGGAGACGTCTCGGAGGGCACGGTCCTCCGCAGCATCCTGTCCCGCACGAAGCCGGCGACGGCGACCATCATCGGCCCCGGCGACGACGCCGCGGTGATCGCCGCGCCGTCGGGCTCCGTGGTGGCCACGACCGACACGCTCGTGCACGGTCCCGATTTCCGGCTGGCGTGGTCGAGCGGCTTCGATCTGGGCTGGAAGGCTGCCGCCGTGAACCTCGCGGATGTCGCGGCGATGGGGGCGACGCCGACGGCGCTGCTGGTGGCTCTGGCCGTACCGCGCGATCTGCGCCTCTCGTTCGTCGAGCAGCTCGCCGACGGCTTCCATGCCGCCTGCGACGCGCTCGCGCCGGGATGCGCGGTCGTCGGCGGCGATCTCACCGTGTCCGATGTGCTGACCATCGCAGTCACCGCACTGGGCGACCTCGGCGGTGTGCGGGCGGTCACCCGTTCCGGCGCGCGACCGGGGGACGTCGTCGCGATAGCCGGCGAGATGGGCCTCGCCGCACAGGGACTCGGCGTGCTCTTCGGCCGATTCCGCGACGGCGAGACGCCCATCCCGGTGGATGCCGCCGTGCTGACCGCCGAGGAGCGCTCCGCGATCGACGCCCAGCTGCGCCCGGTGCCGCCCATCGGCCTGGGTCCGGTGGCCGCCGTGGCCGGCGCCACGGCGATGATGGACGTCTCGGACGGTCTCGCCCTCGACGCCGGCCGGATGGCGGATGCCTCGGACGTGACGATCGCGCTGGAGCGCGCGGCGCTCGGCCTGCACCCGGGCCGCGCGCTGGCCGGGGAGAGGACCACGCCCTGCTCGCGACCTTCCCGGGCGACCACCTGCCGCCGGGCTTCCATGCGATCGGCGTGGTCGTCGCCCGTGCCGGGCACCCGGTGCTCTGCGACGGCGAGCCGGTCGGTGCGCTCGGCTGGGACCCCTACCGTGACTGGGACGGCCACGCCGGCGACTGAGCTGGGGTCTGAGCCTCGCGCTGCCGTTCTCTGCTCGCGCTGTCCTTTCCGGTTCAGCCGTGAGCTCGCGCGCCACTTCTTCGCCGGCGCTACGCGTATTCGCGCCGCCTGA
- a CDS encoding ATP-dependent DNA helicase RecG, whose product MPSTLETPLDAALGSATAKALEKAFGMQTVGDLVAHYPRRYADRGELTPILDLPIGETVTIVAEVISSGVRRMRNRRGAMLEVTIGDGIGRMSLTFFGKGEGQLEWRRQQLLPGRRGVFSGKVGEYRDSLQFSHPDYQMFDDEAEARKQADARVTVPIPIYPATSTLASFKIAELVGRVLNDLGPIPDPLPEYLRVQEGLLDARTALENVHRPPTRNDIDPAVRTLRMHEALTLQTALLQQRAAVRELTATPRPGQPGGLLEQFDTHLPFTLTLDQQDVGASIQDDLVAQWPMNRLVQGEVGSGKTLVALRAMLQVAESGGQSALIAPTEVLAGQHLRSITKMLGPALAPQLMPTLLTGQMSAPERRRAALRVASGQALIVVGTHALLSEKTTFADLGLVVVDEQHRFGVEQRETLRAKGSSPHALVLTATPIPRTVAMTVFGDLDTSVIRTMPAGRAGIQSFVAPLAEHPGWWQRVWERSAEEIAQGRQVFAVCAAIDTAKDSVEADAASLFDAAARGPRWGVVQLDEALSTHPALSKVRRAVLHGKMPSDQKDAIMQAFARGDIDLLIATTVIEVGVDVPNASTMVILDADRFGVSQLHQLRGRVGRGGVPGLCLLVTEAEEGSVARERVDAVAATLDGFALAEVDLELRGEGDVLGSSQSGVKSSLRLLRVVKDSGLIGRAREIAEQILAEDPALEQHPGLRDTIARRVTEEDRAALSKN is encoded by the coding sequence ATGCCGTCCACGCTCGAAACGCCGCTCGATGCCGCTCTCGGCAGCGCGACCGCGAAGGCGCTCGAGAAGGCGTTCGGCATGCAGACCGTCGGTGACCTGGTGGCGCACTACCCTCGTCGATACGCCGACCGCGGCGAGCTCACGCCGATCCTGGACCTGCCGATCGGCGAGACGGTCACGATCGTCGCAGAGGTGATCTCCTCCGGCGTCCGGCGAATGCGCAACCGCAGGGGAGCGATGCTCGAGGTGACCATCGGCGACGGCATCGGGCGGATGTCGCTGACCTTCTTCGGAAAGGGTGAAGGGCAGCTGGAATGGCGGCGTCAGCAGCTGCTGCCCGGCCGTCGCGGCGTGTTCTCCGGCAAGGTCGGCGAGTATCGGGACAGCCTGCAGTTCTCCCATCCCGATTACCAGATGTTCGATGACGAGGCCGAGGCGCGGAAGCAGGCGGATGCTCGGGTGACCGTGCCGATCCCGATCTATCCGGCGACGTCGACCCTGGCGAGCTTCAAGATCGCAGAGCTCGTCGGGCGCGTCCTGAACGACCTCGGCCCGATCCCCGACCCGCTGCCCGAGTACCTGCGTGTGCAGGAGGGGCTGCTCGACGCGCGCACCGCGCTCGAGAACGTGCACCGGCCGCCGACGCGCAACGACATCGATCCCGCGGTGCGGACGCTGCGGATGCACGAGGCGCTGACCCTGCAGACCGCACTGCTGCAGCAGCGGGCGGCAGTGCGCGAGCTCACCGCGACACCGCGTCCCGGACAGCCGGGCGGGCTGCTCGAGCAGTTCGACACGCACCTGCCGTTCACGCTCACGCTCGATCAGCAGGATGTCGGCGCCTCGATCCAGGACGATCTGGTCGCGCAATGGCCGATGAACCGTCTGGTGCAGGGCGAGGTCGGCTCGGGCAAGACCCTCGTCGCCCTCCGGGCGATGCTGCAGGTGGCCGAATCCGGCGGGCAGTCGGCGCTGATCGCCCCGACCGAGGTGCTCGCCGGCCAGCATCTGCGATCGATCACGAAGATGCTCGGTCCTGCGCTCGCCCCGCAGCTGATGCCGACGCTGCTCACCGGGCAGATGTCCGCGCCGGAGCGGCGCAGGGCCGCGCTTCGCGTGGCATCCGGGCAGGCGCTCATCGTGGTCGGCACGCACGCGCTGCTCTCCGAGAAGACCACGTTCGCCGACCTCGGCCTGGTCGTCGTCGACGAGCAGCACCGCTTCGGAGTCGAGCAGCGCGAGACGCTGCGCGCCAAGGGGTCCAGCCCGCACGCGCTGGTGCTCACCGCCACGCCGATCCCGCGGACGGTGGCGATGACGGTGTTCGGCGACCTGGACACCTCGGTGATCCGCACTATGCCCGCCGGACGCGCAGGCATCCAGTCGTTCGTCGCCCCTCTCGCCGAGCATCCGGGCTGGTGGCAGCGGGTCTGGGAGCGCTCGGCCGAGGAGATCGCCCAGGGCCGTCAGGTGTTCGCCGTGTGCGCCGCGATCGACACCGCCAAGGACTCCGTCGAGGCCGATGCCGCCAGTCTGTTCGACGCCGCCGCCAGGGGCCCGCGCTGGGGCGTGGTGCAGCTGGATGAGGCGCTGTCGACGCATCCGGCCCTGTCGAAGGTGCGCCGTGCCGTGCTGCACGGCAAGATGCCGTCCGATCAGAAGGACGCCATCATGCAGGCCTTCGCCCGCGGCGACATCGACCTGCTCATCGCGACGACGGTGATCGAGGTCGGCGTCGACGTGCCGAACGCGTCGACCATGGTCATCCTCGACGCCGATCGGTTCGGCGTCTCGCAGCTGCACCAGCTTCGCGGTCGCGTGGGGCGCGGCGGCGTGCCAGGGCTGTGCCTGCTCGTCACCGAGGCCGAAGAGGGGTCGGTCGCACGCGAGCGGGTCGATGCCGTGGCCGCGACGCTCGACGGATTCGCCCTCGCCGAAGTCGACCTCGAGCTCCGGGGCGAGGGCGATGTGCTCGGCTCGTCGCAGTCCGGCGTGAAGTCGTCGCTGCGGCTCCTGCGCGTCGTCAAGGACTCCGGCCTGATCGGCCGGGCGCGTGAGATCGCGGAGCAGATCCTCGCCGAGGATCCGGCCCTGGAACAGCACCCCGGGCTGCGCGACACGATCGCGCGCCGGGTGACCGAAGAGGACCGGGCCGCTCTCAGCAAGAACTGA
- a CDS encoding DUF3515 family protein, which yields MPLRRLAAAVCVLAALVLSGCSSTVSMQPSNDANNPLCAEVTVRLPDAVAGQDRRWTDAQATGAWGDPTTVLLSCGVAVPGPTANLQCITLEGIDWLVDPSKEPWMRMTTYGRDPAVQVFVDTSKVSGDAVLANTGIVSGVQSIPKKSECIAPDAEPKDVE from the coding sequence ATGCCCCTCCGCCGTCTCGCCGCCGCCGTCTGCGTGCTCGCGGCTCTCGTTCTCAGCGGATGCTCCTCCACCGTCTCGATGCAGCCGTCGAACGATGCGAACAACCCGCTCTGCGCCGAGGTGACCGTGCGTCTGCCCGATGCCGTCGCCGGTCAGGACCGCCGTTGGACCGATGCGCAGGCGACCGGCGCCTGGGGCGACCCCACCACCGTGCTGCTGTCCTGCGGCGTGGCCGTTCCCGGCCCGACGGCGAACCTGCAGTGCATCACGCTCGAGGGCATCGACTGGCTGGTCGACCCGAGCAAGGAGCCGTGGATGCGGATGACCACCTACGGCCGGGACCCCGCGGTGCAGGTCTTCGTCGACACCTCGAAGGTCAGCGGCGACGCCGTGCTCGCCAACACCGGCATCGTCAGCGGCGTGCAGTCCATCCCCAAGAAGAGCGAGTGCATCGCGCCGGACGCCGAGCCGAAGGACGTCGAGTAG
- the rnc gene encoding ribonuclease III — protein MTGVVRGTAPLSETLGVDIDPQLLTRALTHRSYAYEHGGSPHNERLEFLGDSVLGLAVTVMLFTTHPELDEGELAKRRASVVSTVALAEVARGIGLGEHLLLGRGEEQTGGRDKDSILADTMEAVIGATYISAGPDEATALVLRLTEPLLADPERYGAAMDPKTSLQELAARLGATPPSYSVQATGPDHDRRFTATVLVGDVAQIGEGTSKKTAEMAAALSAWRLLSDRA, from the coding sequence GTGACCGGGGTGGTGCGGGGGACGGCGCCTCTGAGCGAGACGCTGGGGGTCGACATCGACCCCCAGCTCCTCACGCGCGCGCTCACGCACCGCTCCTACGCGTACGAGCACGGCGGCTCCCCGCACAACGAGCGCCTCGAGTTCCTCGGCGACTCGGTGCTGGGCCTCGCCGTCACCGTGATGCTGTTCACCACGCATCCCGAGCTCGATGAGGGCGAACTGGCGAAGCGTCGTGCGAGCGTCGTCTCGACGGTTGCCCTCGCCGAGGTCGCTCGGGGTATCGGCCTGGGCGAGCACCTGCTGCTCGGCCGCGGTGAGGAGCAGACCGGCGGTCGCGACAAGGACTCCATCCTCGCAGACACCATGGAGGCGGTGATCGGGGCCACCTACATCTCCGCCGGTCCCGACGAGGCCACGGCCCTCGTGCTGCGACTCACCGAGCCGCTTCTCGCCGACCCGGAGCGGTACGGCGCCGCGATGGACCCGAAGACGAGCCTCCAGGAGCTCGCGGCCCGGCTCGGCGCCACGCCGCCGAGCTATTCGGTGCAGGCCACAGGGCCGGACCACGACCGGCGATTCACCGCCACGGTGCTGGTCGGCGACGTCGCGCAGATCGGCGAGGGCACGAGCAAGAAGACGGCCGAGATGGCCGCTGCACTCAGCGCCTGGCGGCTGCTCAGCGACCGTGCCTGA
- the rpmF gene encoding 50S ribosomal protein L32, which translates to MAGNPPKRKVSRSNTRSRRAQWKATPTTLVKTVENGKTVYSRPHQAKVVTDSQGTELFMEYKGRKVADI; encoded by the coding sequence ATGGCCGGTAACCCCCCGAAGCGCAAGGTCTCCCGTTCGAACACCCGCTCGCGCCGCGCGCAGTGGAAGGCGACGCCCACCACTCTGGTGAAGACCGTCGAGAACGGCAAGACCGTCTACAGCCGCCCGCACCAGGCGAAGGTCGTCACCGACTCGCAGGGCACCGAGCTCTTCATGGAGTACAAGGGCCGCAAGGTCGCAGACATCTGA
- a CDS encoding YceD family protein, with product MNGPFVLPVRDITRRPGEMREHAFEVTLAERWGEGIVSVEAGAVVDLDVRLESVHEGILVSGTADAEYSGVCGRCLTDIAAPVEVEFQELFAYPGEEETDFEVQDDHVDLETLVRDAVVLSLPFQPVCQPDCPGLDPSTGEKLTTSAGAESSAPIDPRWSALQQITDQDGAAESRAAEKEES from the coding sequence CTGAACGGTCCTTTCGTCCTGCCCGTGCGCGACATCACGCGCCGCCCGGGAGAGATGCGCGAGCATGCGTTCGAGGTCACCCTGGCGGAGCGGTGGGGAGAGGGGATCGTGTCGGTCGAGGCCGGCGCGGTCGTCGATCTCGACGTGCGTCTGGAGTCGGTCCACGAGGGCATTCTGGTGTCCGGAACAGCGGACGCCGAGTACTCCGGGGTGTGCGGACGGTGCCTGACCGATATCGCTGCGCCTGTCGAAGTCGAGTTCCAGGAGCTTTTCGCGTATCCTGGAGAGGAAGAAACTGACTTCGAGGTTCAAGACGACCACGTGGATCTTGAAACTCTGGTCAGGGATGCGGTCGTGTTGTCGCTTCCCTTCCAGCCGGTGTGTCAGCCGGACTGCCCGGGTCTCGACCCGAGTACGGGCGAGAAGCTGACCACGAGCGCCGGCGCAGAGAGCAGTGCTCCCATCGATCCTCGGTGGAGTGCGCTCCAGCAGATCACAGACCAGGACGGTGCGGCAGAGAGCCGTGCCGCCGAGAAAGAAGAGAGCTAG
- the rsmD gene encoding 16S rRNA (guanine(966)-N(2))-methyltransferase RsmD: MTRIIAGAARGLRLDVPSAGTRPTSDRVRESLFGSLESMDAIDGAHVLDLYAGSGALGLEAWSRGAASVDLVERSRSAAGLVRRNVMTVAKALGTPASHARVHESTVHAFLQRAAGPFDLVLTDPPYDLDDATMTADLTALAPLLSPDAIVVIERAKRSTPPELDAVGLTPLREKTYGDTRVWWAEPAQPT; encoded by the coding sequence GTGACGAGGATCATCGCCGGGGCAGCACGAGGACTGCGCCTGGACGTCCCCTCCGCCGGGACCCGGCCCACGAGCGACCGCGTGCGCGAATCGCTGTTCGGCTCGCTGGAGTCGATGGACGCGATCGACGGCGCGCACGTGCTCGACCTGTACGCCGGCAGCGGCGCTCTCGGCCTCGAGGCGTGGAGCCGTGGCGCAGCATCCGTCGATCTGGTCGAGCGGTCCCGATCGGCCGCGGGGCTCGTGCGACGCAACGTCATGACCGTCGCGAAGGCACTCGGCACGCCGGCATCCCATGCCCGGGTACACGAGAGCACGGTGCACGCCTTCCTGCAGCGCGCGGCCGGGCCGTTCGACCTGGTCCTCACCGATCCGCCGTACGACCTCGACGACGCGACGATGACCGCCGATCTCACCGCGCTCGCGCCGCTGCTCTCCCCCGACGCGATCGTCGTGATCGAGCGCGCGAAGCGGTCGACGCCGCCGGAACTGGATGCCGTAGGGCTGACCCCGCTACGGGAGAAGACCTACGGGGACACCCGGGTGTGGTGGGCCGAGCCCGCTCAGCCCACTTGA
- a CDS encoding permease produces MTPAGVSFATVVESAVIAAVGAIGGILLYLAITPLIGMIPFRGSALGVLAVILPAWQILAVFGGVVLLAVVSAAVGLRRVNISPLGVRMRADAPRMGAMRAVVVVLVVIAGFVAVKLLPMIAGAVYLIGGLAAVFGIVLAVLNLLGPWVLGVRARRQLRKAETPERMLAARMVLDAPKAAWRQVSGIAMASFMAVFAGTGVALMDVMGTDDARPEDLALVTDMRTGLIITLIGSFLMVAASVGVNQASAIADQRDLHASLHRLGVPLETVDTARTRAIMSPLMVTAIGSALCAAIMIFPLLGITLIVAPLSLVTIASVLAIGILTVWAATRVTRLLLAKSFVLAA; encoded by the coding sequence GTGACGCCCGCGGGCGTCTCGTTCGCGACCGTCGTCGAGTCCGCGGTGATCGCCGCGGTCGGGGCGATCGGCGGCATCCTGCTGTATCTCGCGATCACCCCTCTGATCGGGATGATCCCGTTCCGCGGATCCGCCCTCGGCGTGCTCGCGGTGATCCTTCCTGCCTGGCAGATCCTCGCCGTGTTCGGTGGGGTCGTCCTGCTTGCGGTCGTCAGCGCCGCGGTCGGCCTGCGCCGGGTGAACATCTCGCCGCTCGGCGTGCGGATGCGTGCCGATGCTCCCCGGATGGGCGCGATGCGCGCCGTCGTCGTCGTGCTGGTGGTCATCGCCGGTTTCGTCGCAGTGAAGCTCCTGCCGATGATCGCGGGCGCCGTGTACCTCATCGGGGGTCTCGCCGCCGTGTTCGGGATCGTGCTCGCCGTCCTGAACCTCCTCGGCCCGTGGGTTCTGGGCGTGCGCGCCCGCCGGCAGCTGCGGAAGGCCGAGACTCCCGAGCGCATGCTCGCCGCCCGCATGGTGCTGGACGCGCCGAAGGCCGCCTGGCGTCAGGTCAGCGGCATCGCGATGGCGAGCTTCATGGCGGTCTTCGCCGGCACCGGCGTCGCGCTGATGGACGTGATGGGCACGGACGACGCCAGGCCGGAGGATCTCGCCCTCGTCACCGACATGCGCACCGGGCTCATCATCACGCTGATCGGGTCGTTCCTCATGGTCGCGGCATCGGTCGGTGTGAACCAGGCATCCGCGATCGCAGATCAACGCGACCTGCACGCGAGCCTGCACCGGCTCGGCGTGCCGCTGGAGACGGTGGACACCGCCCGCACGCGCGCCATCATGTCACCGCTGATGGTCACCGCGATCGGCTCTGCGCTCTGCGCCGCGATCATGATCTTCCCTCTCCTCGGGATCACGCTGATCGTCGCGCCGCTGTCCCTGGTGACCATCGCGAGCGTGCTCGCCATCGGGATCCTCACCGTGTGGGCGGCGACCCGGGTGACGAGGCTGCTGCTGGCGAAGTCGTTCGTCCTTGCTGCGTGA
- the coaD gene encoding pantetheine-phosphate adenylyltransferase: protein MNSRIAVVPGSFDPPTLGHLDVIRRAARLYDELHVLVVHNPGKEAMLPIAQRMNLLEQSIADAGLEGSIIVGSWSMGLLVDYARDVNAGVLVKGIRSQVDVAYESPMAIVNRHLADIETVFLLPDPAHALVSSSLVRQVASLGGDVSPFVPPSVAQFLDTGARGI from the coding sequence GTGAACAGCCGAATCGCCGTCGTCCCGGGTTCTTTCGATCCGCCGACGCTGGGGCACCTCGACGTGATCCGCCGTGCGGCGCGGCTGTACGACGAACTGCACGTGCTGGTCGTGCACAACCCGGGCAAGGAGGCGATGCTGCCGATCGCGCAGCGCATGAACCTGCTCGAGCAGTCCATCGCGGATGCAGGTCTCGAGGGGAGCATCATCGTCGGCTCCTGGAGCATGGGCCTGCTGGTCGACTACGCACGCGATGTCAACGCCGGCGTGCTGGTCAAGGGCATCCGCTCGCAGGTCGACGTGGCCTACGAGTCGCCGATGGCGATCGTGAACCGGCACCTGGCCGACATCGAGACCGTGTTCCTGCTGCCCGACCCCGCGCACGCCCTGGTCTCCAGCTCACTGGTACGTCAGGTGGCGTCGCTGGGCGGCGACGTGTCACCGTTCGTGCCGCCGTCGGTGGCGCAGTTCCTCGACACGGGAGCACGTGGCATCTGA